In Scleropages formosus chromosome 18, fSclFor1.1, whole genome shotgun sequence, one DNA window encodes the following:
- the tp53inp1 gene encoding tumor protein p53-inducible nuclear protein 1, whose product MFQRFTSALFGDDTAAASQCPMGLGFDEKEEDEWILVDYLAEACVGRRSERSSGTSPSDEILPAERPAHRSTSCSSLDSDLDDPEDGDFLRLGMCDLEDSWFITPPPCFTAGGRGPVLLETSPLENLLIEHPSMSVYATHARLLAQEKSPSRSLDQSLLRSEASLSADSPTSCTVAHSASMDFPEQAKQVHLGRRVRDNAERQRLSRNSLRRRNPPHEGAGRLAKGCGLLVHQPVQRQFNY is encoded by the exons ATGTTCCAGCGGTTCACCAGCGCCCTGTTCGGGGACGACACTGCAGCTGCCAGCCAATGTCCCATGGGACTCGGCTTTGACGAGAAGGAGGAAGACGAATGGATCCTTGTGGACTACCTAG CTGAGGCCTGTGTGGGACGCCGCAGCGAGAGGTCATCAGGGACATCTCCGTCGGATGAGATTCTGCCTGCCGAGCGCCCCGCCCACCGCTCTACGTCCTGCTCCTCTTTGGATTCCGACTTGGACGATCCCGAGGATGGGGACTTCCTGCGGCTAGGCATGTGTGACCTGGAGGACAGCTGGTTCATCACACCACCCCCCTGCTTCACAGCTGGCGGCCGCGGGCCCGTGCTCCTGGAGACCAGCCCGCTGGAGAACCTACTGATTGAGCACCCCAGCATGTCCGTGTACGCGACGCACGCCCGCCTCCTTGCCCAGGAAAAGAGCCCCAGCCGCTCGCTGGACCAGTCCCTCCTCCG GTCAGAGGCTTCCCTTTCTGCAGACTCCCCGACCAGCTGCACTGTTGCGCATTCGGCCAGCATGGACTTCCCAGAGCAGGCCAAGCAGGTGCATCTGGGACGGCGCGTCCGAGACAATGCAGAGAGGCAGCGCCTGTCCCGCAACAGCCTGCGCCGCCGCAACCCACCGCATGAGGGTGCCGGGCGGTTGGCCAAGGGGTGTGGACTGCTTGTGCACCAGCCGGTGCAGAGGCAGTTCAACTACTGA
- the ccne2 gene encoding G1/S-specific cyclin-E2 — MLRRSGRVTLQQKDGNNVVLKVKVAKRRKAGKGGRKKVQLSKKKQSYEIQNLWSEEGAGPCILMETPYKEVKSTNDLSGFKQFRFKNLFVKPSPLPCVSWASSDDVWIKMLNKELKYVHDSGFMEQHPSLQPSMRSILLDWLMEVSEVYTLHRETFYLAQDFFDRFMMTQKDVQKNRLQLIGITCLFIASKIEEIYPPKLHEFAYVTDGACDEEEILEMELIVLKELNWDLCPETVISWLKLYIQVASLKDDDNLLVPQFSQETFIQVTQLLDLCILDINSLKFQYGILAAAAFCHFTSFEDVNKVSGLSWDSMVDCATWMLPFLRTTRERARVQLKDFKKVAPEDRHNIQTHADYLAMLNNAHHKQQESEAQLSPLPVGGILTPPKSTEKTTIH, encoded by the exons ATGTTAAGACGGAG TGGTCGTGTGACACTGCAACAGAAGGATGGAAACAACGTGGTGCTCAAAGTAAAAGTGGCCAAAAGAAGGAAAGCAGGG AAGGGTGGCAGAAAGAAAGTTCAGCTTTCCAAGAAAAAGCAGAGTTACGAGATCCAG AACCTGTGGTCTGAAGAAGGGGCTGGCCCTTGCATCCTAATGGAGACCCCATACAAAGAAGTGAAGTCAACAAATGACCTGTCAGGGTTCAAACAGTTTAGGTTCAAGAACCTGTTTGTGAAGCCCTCACCTCTTCCCTGTGTCAG CTGGGCCAGCTCTGATGATGTGTGGATTAAGATGCTGAACAAAGAACTGAAGTATGTCCATGACAGTGGGTTCATGGAACAGcatcccagtctgcagccaagcATGAGGTCTATTCTCCTTGATTGGCTTATGGAG GTGAGTGAAGTGTATACCCTCCATCGAGAGACCTTCTACCTGGCACAGGACTTTTTTGACCGGTTCATGATGACGCAGAAAGACGTCCAGAAGAACCGACTCCAGCTCATTGGAATCACATGCCTCTTCATCGCTTCAAAGATTGAG GAAATTTACCCTCCGAAGCTGCATGAGTTTGCTTATGTCACGGATGGGGCATGCGATGAAGAGGAAATACTGGAGATGGAGCTCATTGTGTTGAAG GAATTGAACTGGGATCTCTGTCCTGAGACGGTCATTTCATGGCTGAAGTTGTACATTCAGGTGGCTTCCTTGAAAGATGATGACAATCTTCTAGTACCTCAGTTTTCTCAGGAAACATTCATACAGGTCACACAG CTTTTAGATCTTTGCATACTGGACATAAATTCCCTGAAGTTCCAGTATGGCATATTGGCAGCTGCTGCATTTTGTCACTTTACCTCATTTGAAGATGTTAATAAAGTTTCAG GTTtgagttgggacagtatggtgGACTGTGCAACCTGGATGCTCCCATTTCTGCGAACCACTCGGGAACGTGCGCGTGTACAGCTGAAGGACTTCAAAAAGGTGGCCCCAGAAGACCGACACAACATCCAAACCCACGCAGACTACCTGGCCATGCTG AATAATGCTCACCACAAACAGCAGGAAAGTGAGGCCCAGCTGTCACCTCTGCCTGTTGGTGGAATTCTGACTCCACCTAAAAGTACAGAGAAGACCACCATTCACTGA